One genomic segment of Belonocnema kinseyi isolate 2016_QV_RU_SX_M_011 chromosome 2, B_treatae_v1, whole genome shotgun sequence includes these proteins:
- the LOC117167495 gene encoding uncharacterized protein LOC117167495 isoform X1: protein MGDESLKTFGIVIRALRSLAEIQLLTPQQILNYVSTQYNIPKEKIKRKLGAIFKRCKEFGILKKGQGHQKVNPNKVQFMAKRPCCDCKDCTGSCGYCDKPSKKSMKEKCANSKSKKKMKMCRSSCKKSKRKMKRRSKRSKKSKRSCKKKCY, encoded by the exons ATGGGTGATGAAAGCCTGAAGACATTTGGGATCGTCATTCGCGCTCTTAGAAGCCTCGCCGAAATTCAGTTACTCACCCCAcagcaaattttgaattatgtcaGTACTCAGTATAACATACCGAAGGAGAAAATAAAACGAAAG TTGGGAGCGATTTTTAAGCGATGCAAGGAATTCGGCATATTAAAAAAGGGTCAAGGACACCAAAAAGTGAATCCAAATAAGGTTCAATTCATGGCAAAACGACCATGTTGTGATTGTAAGGATTGTACAGGGTCTTGCGGTTATTGTGATAAACCTAGCAAGAAATCTATGAAGGAAAAATGCGCAAATTccaaatccaagaaaaaaatgaaaatgtgcaGAAGTTCTTGCAAGAAATCGAAAAGAAAGATGAAAAGAAGGTCGAAAAgatctaaaaaatctaaaaggagctgtaaaaagaagtgtTATTAA
- the LOC117167495 gene encoding uncharacterized protein LOC117167495 isoform X2, whose translation MGDESLKTFGIVIRALRSLAEIQLLTPQQILNYVSTQYNIPKEKIKRKQEILNLQPENPKIWERFLSDARNSAY comes from the exons ATGGGTGATGAAAGCCTGAAGACATTTGGGATCGTCATTCGCGCTCTTAGAAGCCTCGCCGAAATTCAGTTACTCACCCCAcagcaaattttgaattatgtcaGTACTCAGTATAACATACCGAAGGAGAAAATAAAACGAAAG CAAGAGATTCTAAATTTACAACCGGAAAACCCGAAAAT TTGGGAGCGATTTTTAAGCGATGCAAGGAATTCGGCATATTAA